In the Hordeum vulgare subsp. vulgare chromosome 7H, MorexV3_pseudomolecules_assembly, whole genome shotgun sequence genome, one interval contains:
- the LOC123410412 gene encoding glycine--tRNA ligase, chloroplastic/mitochondrial 2-like, translated as MEAFSRTKDFPKIIEAYSRPVRIIRGKKIESAWEVDASVFEKDEEKALWSAYLEVANKIHPGVDVKTFAESSLLLIQPLEDFFNNVFVMAEDEKIRNNRLALLQKVASLTKGIADLSVLPGF; from the exons ATGGAAGCATTTTCAAGAACCAAGGATTTTCCAAAAATCATCGAGGCATATTCAAGGCCAGTTCGAATTATACGTGGAAAGAAAATTGAGTCTGCTTGGGAG GTCGATGCAAGCGTATTCGAGAAAGACGAAGAAAAAGCCCTGTGGAGCGCCTACTTGGAGGTTGCCAATAAGATCCATCCTG GCGTCGACGTCAAAACCTTCGCCGAGTCTTCTTTGCTCTTGATACAGCCCCTGGAGGATTTCTTCAACAACGTTTTCGTCATGGCG GAAGATGAGAAGATCCGTAACAACCGCCTGGCGCTGCTACAAAAGGTTGCGAGTCTGACAAAGGGGATAGCCGACCTCTCGGTTTTACCAGGGTTTTAG